In Vigna radiata var. radiata cultivar VC1973A chromosome 3, Vradiata_ver6, whole genome shotgun sequence, the following proteins share a genomic window:
- the LOC106757977 gene encoding DNA replication licensing factor MCM7, which produces MTTKDLDFNADIALAKEFLSNFADANGEAKYVNILQDVANHKTKAVQIDLEDLINYKDLDEEFLSRVTENTRRYIGIFSNAVDELMPKSTEAFTDDDHDILMTQRTDEGGEGVDGSDPLQKMPPEIKRYYELYIKASSKGRPFTIREVKASNIGQLVRISGIVTRCSDVKPLMKVAVYTCEDCGFEIYQEVTARVFMPLFECPSKRCDTNRRKGNVILQLRASKFLRFQEAKIQELAEHVPKGHIPRSMTVHLRGELTRKVAPGDVVEFSGIFLPIPYTGFRAMRAGLVADTYLEAMSVTHFKRKYEEYELRGDEEEQIARLAEDGDIYNKLSRSLAPEIFGHDDIKKALLLLLVGAPHRTLKDGMKIRGDLHICLMGDPGVAKSQLLKHIINVAPRGVYTTGRGSSGVGLTAAVQKDPVTNEMVLEGGALVLADMGICAIDEFDKMDESDRTAIHEVMEQQTVSIAKAGITTSLNARTAVLAAANPAWGRYDLRRTPAENINLPHALLSRFDLLWLILDRADMDNDLEMARHVVYVHQNKESPALGFTPLDPSVLRAYISAARRLSPSVPRELEEYIATAYSSIRQEEARSNAPHSYTTVRTLLSILRISAALARLRFSETVAQSDVDEALRLMQMSKFSLYSDDRQKSGLDAISDIYSIVRDEAARANRVDVSYARALNWISRKGYSEAQLKECLEEYAALNVWQIHPHTFDIRFIDA; this is translated from the exons ATGACCACTAAGGATCTTGATTTCAATGCAGACATAG CTCTGGCGAAGGAGTTCCTTTCCAATTTCGCAGACGCCAATGGCGAAGCTAAATATGTGAATATCTTG CAAGACGTTGCAAACCACAAAACTAAAGCAGTTCAGATTGACCTTGAGGACTTGATTAAC TACAAGGATTTGGACGAAGAATTTCTTAGTCGTGTTACCGAGAATACTCGAAGGTATATCGGAATTTTCTCCAATGCAGTTGACGAGCTCATGCCAAAGTCTACCGAGGCTTTCACGGATGATGATCATGACATATTGATGACCCAGAGGACTGATGAAGGAGGGGAAGGTGTTGACGGTTCTGACCCCCTTCAGAAGATGCCTCCTGAAATCAAGCGCTATTA TGAGCTTTATATTAAAGCATCTTCGAAAGGGCGACCATTTACAATTAGGGAGGTAAAAGCTTCGAACATTGGTCAGCTTGTAAGAATCTCTGGTATTGTGACACGTTGTTCGGATGTCAAACCATTGATGAAAGTGGCTGTATACACGTGCGAGGACTGTGGATTTGAAATTTACCAG GAAGTAACCGCTCGAGTCTTCATGCCCTTGTTTGAATGCCCATCAAAGCGCTGTGATACAAATAGAAGAAAGGGAAATGTTATCCTTCAACTGAGAGCATCGAAGTTTTTGAGATTTCAGGAG GCCAAAATTCAAGAATTAGCTGAACATGTTCCCAAAGGCCATATTCCACGATCAATGACCGTCCATTTAAGAGGAGAACTCACCAGAAAG GTGGCTCCGGGTGATGTTGTCGAATTTTCTGGGATTTTTCTTCCTATACCTTACACTGGTTTTCGAGCAATGCGCGCAGGCTTAGTTGCTGACACTTACTTGGAGGCCATGTCTGTAACTCATTTCAAGAGAAAATATGAAGA ATATGAACTTCGAGGAGACGAGGAAGAACAGATTGCGCGATTAGCAGAGGATGGTGACatctataataaattatcaCGATCACTTGCTCCTGAAATTTTTGGACATGATGACATTAAAAAAGCACTGCTTCTTCTCCTTGTTGGTGCTCCACACCGGACCTTGAAGGATGGAATGAAG ATTAGAGGAGATTTACATATATGTTTGATGGGCGATCCTGGTGTTGCCAAGAGTCAGCTTCTtaaacacataatcaatgtagCACCCAGAGGGGTGTACACCACTGGCAGAGGAAGTAGTGGAGTTGGTCTAACTGCTGCTGTTCAAAAAGATCCAGTGACAAATGAGATGGTTCTTGAAGGTGGAGCATTG GTGTTAGCAGATATGGGCATATGTGCCATTGATGAATTTGACAAGATGGATGAATCAGATCGTACAGCTATTCACGAAGTTATGGAACAACAGACTGTTAGCATTGCGAAGGCTGGAATTACTACATCTCTTAATGCAAGGACTGCTGTTCTTGCTGCTGCTAATCCAGCATG GGGAAGATATGATCTCAGAAGAACTCCAGCTGAAAATATTAATCTTCCACATGCCCTTCTATCAAGGTTTGATCTTCTGTGGTTAATCCTTGATCGAGCTGATATGGATAATGATCTTGAAATGGCTAGGCATGTTGTATATGTTCACCAAAATAAGGAGTCTCCTGCTCTTGGATTCACTCCTCTTGATCCATCTGTTCTACG TGCATACATATCAGCTGCAAGAAGACTGTCACCAAGTGTCCCCAGGGAACTGGAAGAGTATATTGCTACTGCATACTCCAGCATTCGTCAAGAGGAAGCAAGGTCCAATGCTCCACATTCCTACACTACTGTCAGAACATTACTCAGTATTCTCCGCATATCAGCT GCACTGGCAAGACTCCGTTTTTCAGAAACTGTTGCTCAAAGTGATGTGGACGAAGCACTGAGGTTAATGCAGATGTCAAAATTCTCTTTGTACTCTGATGACCGTCAAAAGTCCGGACTTGATGCCATATCTGATATTTATTCCATAGTGCGAGATGAAGCAGCTAGAGCTAACCGAGTGGATGTCAGCTATGCCCGTGCACTGAACTGGATATCTAGGAAG GGTTACAGCGAAGCTCAGTTGAAAGAGTGCTTGGAAGAGTATGCAGCACTAAATGTATGGCAGATACATCCTCATACTTTTGACATTAGATTTATTGATGCTTGA
- the LOC106756977 gene encoding vacuolar protein sorting-associated protein 51 homolog: protein MDIDDTLLDEKARRTRDLLASFYSPIPSASSNNPFSKHISPDDINSSSFQPDQYMKIMARKSNLEGLLQKHVEMVAEIKNLDTDLQMLVYENYNKFICATDTIKRMKSNILGMEENMEQLLEKIMSVQSRSDSVNTSLCENREHIEKMHRTCNLLRKVQFIYDLPDRLGKCIKSEAYADAVRFYIGSMPIFKAYGDSSFQDCKRASEEAIAIIVKNLQGKVFSDSESMQVRAEAAVLLKQLNFPVEYLKTKLLEKLELSLTDVQIIPEVMKNEYPSVHEAAINEFVEALRAFRVIFPDSEKQLVKLAQDLLTKYFVIIEAYVMTRICSEDLLGVLRVIWNDVLRLVEVLEDISLSNNSLEATKNAVKLYIRSAFFHLMQDISDHLLKVLKRGGAEEYSLEVALDASIKAVYDGGRNVLLDIHKILDDNLEIVDKLRELIIDWVQQGYQNFFRELEVQFLSFLGRNNSSATQSHGLEGAQGDKAFPRLALVLAQLSAFIGQTAIPKITEDLAASFCRGSAGGYDYVLSFVPGVISQKFRAAGEKFLQLYINMRTQRISLLLKKRFATPNWVKHKEPREVHMCVDLFLQELKITGNEVKQILPQDLTKHRRADSNGSSASSRSNSFREEKEKLSRSNIQKGRSQQLLETHLAKLFKQKVEIFTKVEYTQESVVMTIVKLCLKSLQEYARLQTFNRSGFQQIQLDIQFLRTPLKEIVEDEAAMDFLLDEVIVAAVERCLDPIPLELPILDRLIQAKLAQHKEFDIISP, encoded by the exons ATGGACATCGATGATACACTATTGGACGAGAAAGCAAGAAGAACGAGAGATCTGCTCGCCAGTTTCTACTCTCCAATCCCTTCAGCGTCCTCCAACAATCCTTTTTCCAAACACATCTCACCCGATGACATCAATTCCTCTTCCTTCCAACCTGATCAGTACATGAAAATCATG GCGCGAAAGAGCAATTTGGAAGGTCTACTCCAGAAGCACGTTGAAATGGTAGCTGAAATAAAGAATCTAGACACTGACTTGCAAATGCTCGTCTACGAGAATTATAACAAGTTTATCTGCGCTACAGATACTATAAAGAG GATGAAGAGTAATATTTTAGGGATGGAGGAAAATATGGAACAGCTTCTTGAGAAG ATAATGTCTGTACAATCAAGGAGTGATAGCGTTAACACTTCTCTGTGCGAAAATAGGGAGCATATAGAGAAAATGCATCGGACATGCAATCTTCTTCGTAAAGTTCAG TTCATATATGACCTACCTGATAGATTAGGCAAGTGCATCAAGTCTGAGGCCTATGCAGATGCAGTCAGGTTCTACATCGGTTCAATGCCAATTTTTAAG GCCTATGGAGACTCATCATTCCAAGATTGTAAGCGAGCATCTGAAGAAGCAATAGCTATCATAGTAAAAAATTTGCAG GGAAAAGTATTTTCAGATTCTGAATCAATGCAAGTGAGAGCCGAGGCCGCAGTTCTCTTGAAACAGTTGAATTTTCCT GTGGAATATTTGAAGACAAAGCTACTAGAGAAGTTGGAGCTTTCGCTTACAGACGTGCAGATTATCCCTGAAGTAATGAAGAATGAGTATCCCTCTGTTCACGAG GCAGCCATTAACGAGTTCGTGGAGGCCCTTCGTGCATTTCGAGTAATATTTCCAGATTCAGAAAAGCAATTAGTTAAACTTGCTCAAGACCTGCTGACCAA GTACTTTGTAATTATAGAAGCGTATGTGATGACACGGATTTGTTCAGAAGATCTACTTGGCGTTCTTA GAGTTATCTGGAATGACGTGCTCCGATTGGTTGAAGTCTTAGAGGATATATCTCTCTCAAATAATTCCCTCGAG GCTACCAAGAATGCTGTCAAGCTGTACATTAGAAGTGCATTTTTTCATCTAATGCAAGACATCTCAG ATCACCTCTTAAAAGTGCTGAAACGGGGTGGAGCAGAGGAGTACTCATTGGAAGTTGCCTTAGATGCTAGCATCAAAGCAGTTTACGACGGAGGCAGGAACGTTTTGCTG GATATCCACAAAATTCTAGATGACAACTTAGAGATTGTAGATAAACTAAGAGAGTTAATAATCGATTGGGTTCAACAAGGATATCAAAATTTTTTTAGGGAACTTGAGGTTCAGTTCCTTTCGTTTTTAGGAAGAAACAATTCTTCAGCTACTCAAAGTCATGGTTTGGAGGGAGCTCAAGGTGACAAAGCCTTTCCTCGCCTTGCTCTGGTGTTGGCCCAACTGTCTGCTTTTATTGGACAAACTGCCATACCAAAAATCACCGAG GATTTAGCAGCTTCCTTTTGTCGTGGAAGTGCTGGAGGTTATGACTATGTACTGTCCTTTGTTCCTGGAGTGATCTCTCAAAAATTTAGGGCAGCTGGTGAAAAGTTCTTGCAGCTG taCATAAATATGAGAACTCAGAGAATATCACTTCTCCTGAAGAAGAGGTTTGCCACACCCAATTGGGTTAAG CACAAGGAACCGAGAGAAGTTCATATGTGTGTTGATTTATTTCTACAAGAG CTAAAAATTACTGGTAATGAAGTGAAGCAGATTTTGCCTCAAGATTTGACGAAGCACCGAAGAGCTGATAGTAATGGGAGCTCTGCTTCATCAAGAAGCAACTCTTTCcgggaggagaaggagaagttGAGTCGCTCTAATATTCAGAAGGGAAGGAGCCAACAGCTTTTGGAAACACACCTAGCCAAGCTGTTTAAGCAAAAGGTTGAAATTTTCACAAAAGTAGAATATACACAG GAATCAGTGGTTATGACCATTGTTAAATTGTGCCTTAAAAGTTTACAAGAATATGCTAGGCTCCAGACTTTTAACCGGAGTGGATTTCAGCAAATTCAATTGGATATTCAGTTCTTGAGGACTCCATTGAAAGAAATAGTTGAAGATGAAGCTGCAATGGATTTTTTGCTTGATGAG GTGATTGTTGCCGCTGTAGAGCGATGCCTTGATCCAATTCCTTTGGAGCTCCCCATATTGGATAGACTTATACAGGCAAAACTGGCACAACATAAGGAATTCGATATAATATCTCCATAG
- the LOC106757069 gene encoding bZIP transcription factor 53 translates to MASIQRSATSSGSEAGDPQIDERKRKRMLSNRESARRSRMRKQKQLEDLTDEVSRLQGANKKLVENIKAKEEACAETESANSILRAQTMELTERLRFLNSILEIAEEVGGLSVEIPDIPDPLLKPWQIPHPTQPIMATSNMFLR, encoded by the coding sequence ATGGCATCGATTCAACGTTCGGCGACGAGCTCTGGATCTGAGGCAGGAGATCCGCAAATCGACGAGAGAAAGCGGAAGAGAATGCTGTCGAACCGCGAATCCGCGCGGCGATCGCGGATGAGGAAGCAGAAACAGCTGGAGGATTTGACCGATGAGGTTAGCAGATTGCAAGGCGCGAACAAGAAGCTTGTGGAGAACATAAAGGCCAAGGAAGAAGCGTGCGCTGAGACCGAATCAGCGAACAGCATTCTGAGGGCTCAGACCATGGAACTGACCGAACGATTGCGCTTCTTGAACTCTATCCTTGAAATCGCTGAAGAGGTCGGAGGTTTATCCGTTGAAATTCCCGATATTCCAGATCCTCTCCTCAAGCCGTGGCAGATTCCTCATCCGACGCAACCGATTATGGCCACCTCAAATATGTTTCTGCGTTGA
- the LOC106757187 gene encoding calvin cycle protein CP12-2, chloroplastic-like, producing MATMTGVSLSSPRVLFNASGSPKNAQALKFALPLRQRMRPGGVQVGRVLRIQPVRAAPDKISEKVEESIKNAQEACAGDPTSGECVAAWDEVEELSAAAKDARDKQKEKDSDPLETFCKDNPETIECKTFDE from the coding sequence atggcAACCATGACTGGTGTTAGTCTTTCAAGCCCCAGAGTGTTGTTCAACGCATCTGGCTCACCCAAAAATGCGCAAGCCTTAAAATTCGCACTTCCACTGCGCCAACGTATGCGACCGGGTGGTGTCCAGGTGGGTCGGGTGCTGAGGATCCAACCCGTTCGCGCAGCGCCGGATAAGATATCGGAGAAGGTGGAGGAAAGCATAAAGAACGCGCAGGAAGCGTGCGCGGGCGATCCGACAAGCGGCGAGTGTGTGGCGGCGTGGGACGAGGTGGAGGAGCTGAGCGCTGCGGCGAAAGACGCGAGGGACAAGCAAAAGGAAAAGGATTCGGACCCTCTGGAGACCTTCTGCAAGGACAACCCAGAAACCATAGAGTGCAAAACTTTCGATGAATGA